CTGTAGTGCCACTTCGCGTTCAGGGATCTCAACGTACCTGTCAACAAATTTGACCTGCCGTTTCTCCTTGTACTTGACTTTCTCGACGACGGTAAAACGCGGTTTGTAGACACTCCTCTCTTGGATTGTCTCTTTGGGCACGTATGTATACTTGTATCGGATTTCAGGAACCTCTTCATACTTGTCAACATACTTGATGTATGGTTTCTCAACAAATTTTTGTACTGTCTTGTGCACGATTCGAGGGACCTCGATCGTGTTCTCATGATACATAATCTTCGGCACGTATTTATCCACAAATTTCACGACGGGAACTTTCACATATTTCGTCCGAACATCCACCGGCTGCAAGAGGGCAATCTGAATCCATTCTCGTGCATCACTCTGCCTCATAACTCGGGGCTCGATTAACTGCTCTTCTACAATGTCTTGCTTCCACGGCCTCCGATGGCATAGACTATGAGCGCCGAGCATGTGCCCTCGCTTCCAATCACCCGCCTCACGGTGGTTCATTGTGGCCTCCTCTCTCGGTAATGCAGATGCCAGAGAATGAACGCGCTCTTCGTGGCTCATTTTTGCGCAGAGAAAAATCGGGATTCCTCAGTCAAGGCGATTGCCACCCAAGCCGTCACCGCGGCGGAAGTTCTTGGCCTTCAGTTCCACGCGTCCTGCAGGTAGCTGCGGCTGTTAACCCCGATGCACACGTCTTGTGAACTGTGGACTGAATAACAGTAAACTAGTGGCTTCCGCGCACCGCTGCAGAAAGCCAACCATCTTCAGCTCACACACCCACGGTGCCGCACAACTGTGATTCCTTGCAAGCCTCTCATTCGCATGGCGTACCAGAGAAGTACCGATTCTGAAGTAGGCAGATCCACTGTAGCAGTAACATGCCCGACAGCCCACTTTTCCCTGCACCATGAGAACACAATACCGACCTTTTCCGGGTCTCTCTATCGTGTGGCAGACGTTACTGCCGGGTCCTGTCCCTGCTACCGGCGATGGACCTTCTCGACACAAAGCAAGCGGTGCGTCTCTTTCACCGCAACTGCTTGTGGTGCCCTCGTCGATGCACGGTTAATTTGACGAGGTAACGAACTGCCACTTGCCACAAAAAGGAAAAGGGACTGGCTGAAATCACTGTTGAACACGGGGGTTAGTATCCAAGGAAATGTGAACAGTTATCTCTTGCTTCAGCATGAGCGCCGAGTAACGGAGCTCTGCCAGTGGTCCTCTAACGGGGTAAAGCAGTGGACATCACGGGCAGAATTCTCTCGTAGTAGAAAATACGTGTGAGTGCACGCCCACAGGGAAGAGCAAACGCAGTTGCAGACAGGAATCTCTGCCTAACGCATTTGGCCCCTCGTGGTTGCTTAGCGAGCGTGAGAACGTCGACAGCCATCGAAGTGACCACGATTTCGTTGATGCACACGTgcaccgcgccgcctccgcacaGGCCAACCACCAACATCGAAAGCCAGCGGAGTGACCACGCTTCCGTTGATGCAGACGtgcacgcgccgcctccacacaGGCCAACCagcgccggctgccgccaACCACGCTTCGGAGTCGTACCACGTCACATTCAAACCGACCATCGGACTCAGTTCTTGCTCTTCTTTGGCCAAAAAGACCCTCTAGTTACATCACACAGTGAGATAAGCCTGTCCTGTCGCCAGGGTAGAATTGTGCTCGGTCGAGCAAAAACCCGCTATGCACCTGCCGCCTGCCCTCCGTCGCCCCGCCTTACCCAGCGATGGCTTGATGCTCGGGACGCTCTTCCGGGACGCTAGCCACACTCTAGTGACCAGgcgggcgagcagcggcCAGACATGAGCGCCTGCCCATTTTTTTTACATCCACCAAGTTTGTAGTTGATAGTTGACTTCTATTATGCGTCGCGGTTATCTGGGAGTGGACTTTTGGCTTAAAGCGTGGCACACGGATCGTAACGTTTCTTTCAATTTTCGGGGGTTAAGGGTCTTTTTCACTTGCCCACTGTGGCCCTGTCCTTCTGCGAGGCACCCTCATTTCTGCGCCCCCGTGCTTTCACGTCCCGCATGAAACGCTCACCAAAAGGGCAGTTTCCTTGGCGCGAGTGCAGATCCGCAGTTGGAAGTGGCGCGTACTTGTTGGAGCAGCGCGTGGGCAGCACACGCAGTGTGCCCTGCCTTTGACAATCAAGGTCTCATTGCTATCTGCGTCTATCACTTGTCATTTGAAAATTGAGACACAACGGATCATCCGGGTTACTGCTCCTCGGCTTCGAATTCA
The Besnoitia besnoiti strain Bb-Ger1 chromosome VIII, whole genome shotgun sequence genome window above contains:
- a CDS encoding alveolin domain containing intermediate filament IMC1 (encoded by transcript BESB_082590) — encoded protein: MLGAHSLCHRRPWKQDIVEEQLIEPRVMRQSDAREWIQIALLQPVDVRTKYVKVPVVKFVDKYVPKIMYHENTIEVPRIVHKTVQKFVEKPYIKYVDKYEEVPEIRYKYTYVPKETIQERSVYKPRFTVVEKVKYKEKRQVKFVDRYVEIPEREVALQCEAGIFPENNQLVDHVVQGEEAAESSTSREVRLLPSEDNDTSGEEERKSDQDVTSSDLSNTLRSRLRGYPS